One stretch of Niallia sp. XMNu-256 DNA includes these proteins:
- a CDS encoding DUF2905 domain-containing protein → MTGIGKMLMLLGVVVFIIGLLMQFIQIGKLPGDIVFKKGNTTFYFPIVTSIILSVVLSLFFYFIGKFR, encoded by the coding sequence ATGACTGGAATCGGAAAAATGTTGATGCTCCTAGGTGTTGTAGTCTTTATAATCGGCTTACTCATGCAATTCATCCAAATTGGCAAACTACCAGGAGACATTGTATTTAAAAAGGGGAATACAACCTTTTATTTTCCGATTGTGACCTCGATTATATTAAGCGTCGTGCTTTCATTATTTTTTTATTTTATCGGGAAATTTCGTTAA
- the nadC gene encoding carboxylating nicotinate-nucleotide diphosphorylase, translated as MNRLKLKSQLEQFFIEDIGDRDLSSETIFGKEEKGEIIFFAKDNGVFCGEDVINIGFSLLDEEAVVELNVKDGDRIEKGQVFATVKGKVASLLQGERVVLNLIQRMSGIATQTQEAVTILNSSHTKITDTRKTTPGLRMFEKHAVTCGGGVNHRFGLYDAVMIKDNHISFAGSITKAVEKVHAQVGHMVKIEVEVETEEQVKEAVTAKADVIMFDNRTPDEIKAWIELVPESIKTEASGGISLNNLASYSDTGVDVISLGALTHTVKALDISVKVQIG; from the coding sequence TTGAACAGATTAAAGTTAAAATCACAACTTGAGCAGTTTTTCATAGAGGATATCGGAGATCGGGATCTTTCGAGTGAAACGATCTTCGGAAAAGAAGAAAAAGGCGAAATTATATTTTTCGCAAAAGACAATGGGGTTTTTTGCGGTGAAGATGTCATTAACATCGGTTTTTCTTTGCTAGATGAAGAGGCTGTAGTTGAACTAAATGTCAAAGACGGGGACCGGATTGAAAAAGGGCAAGTTTTTGCAACGGTTAAAGGAAAGGTGGCAAGTCTTCTGCAAGGGGAAAGGGTCGTGTTGAATTTAATCCAGAGAATGAGTGGAATTGCGACTCAAACACAAGAGGCAGTTACGATTCTAAACAGTTCACATACAAAAATTACTGATACACGAAAAACAACCCCAGGCCTTAGAATGTTTGAAAAACACGCCGTGACATGTGGCGGAGGTGTTAATCATCGGTTTGGTTTATATGATGCGGTCATGATAAAAGATAATCATATTTCCTTTGCAGGATCGATCACAAAAGCGGTTGAGAAAGTTCATGCACAAGTAGGTCACATGGTCAAAATCGAAGTGGAAGTGGAAACAGAGGAACAAGTAAAGGAAGCAGTAACGGCAAAAGCGGACGTGATTATGTTTGATAATCGAACACCCGATGAAATAAAGGCGTGGATTGAACTCGTTCCAGAAAGTATCAAGACTGAAGCGTCTGGAGGAATTTCTCTTAATAATTTAGCGAGTTATAGCGATACAGGGGTTGATGTAATTTCGTTAGGAGCATTGACACATACCGTAAAAGCACTTGATATAAGTGTAAAAGTGCAAATTGGCTAG
- the ruvB gene encoding Holliday junction branch migration DNA helicase RuvB gives MEERIISSEAGQEDLSFETSLRPTNLKQYIGQDQVKENLTVFIEAAKLRSETLDHVLLYGPPGLGKTTLAVIIANEMGVSIRTTSGPAIERPGDLAAILTALEPGDVLFIDEIHRLPRAIEEVLYPAMEDFCLDIVIGKGVEARSVRLDLPPFTLVGATTRAGSLSAPLRDRFGVHARLEYYTNDQLQEIVIRTAEVLQTEITPGAAAEIARRSRGTPRIANRLLKRVRDFAQVLGNGEIEEEMAQKSLEQLQVDRLGLDHIDHKLLRGMIEKFRGGPVGLEAIAASIGEEALTIEDVYEPYLLQIGFLQRTPRGRLVTHLAYQHLGLEVPGV, from the coding sequence ATGGAAGAAAGAATTATTTCAAGTGAAGCGGGTCAAGAGGATCTTTCTTTTGAAACGAGTCTTCGTCCAACCAATTTAAAACAATACATTGGTCAAGATCAAGTAAAGGAAAATCTGACTGTTTTTATTGAAGCAGCCAAACTTCGCAGCGAAACCCTTGATCATGTCCTCTTGTATGGGCCGCCAGGGCTTGGGAAAACGACGCTTGCGGTGATTATTGCCAATGAAATGGGAGTGAGCATTCGAACCACATCAGGCCCTGCCATTGAACGGCCAGGTGATTTAGCGGCGATATTAACAGCCTTAGAGCCTGGGGATGTCCTGTTTATTGATGAAATCCACCGCCTGCCTCGAGCCATTGAAGAGGTACTTTATCCTGCTATGGAGGATTTTTGCCTTGATATTGTGATTGGCAAAGGGGTAGAGGCACGTTCTGTTAGGCTTGATTTACCACCTTTTACGTTAGTTGGAGCAACAACAAGAGCAGGTTCCTTATCAGCTCCATTGCGGGATCGTTTTGGTGTACATGCTCGCTTAGAGTATTACACAAACGATCAGTTGCAGGAGATTGTGATTCGGACTGCTGAAGTGTTGCAAACTGAAATTACCCCAGGGGCTGCTGCTGAAATTGCCCGTCGCTCCAGAGGAACCCCGCGAATTGCCAATCGCTTGTTAAAACGAGTCCGTGATTTTGCACAAGTCCTTGGAAATGGGGAAATAGAAGAGGAAATGGCTCAGAAATCATTGGAACAACTTCAAGTTGACCGTTTAGGCTTAGACCATATTGACCATAAATTATTAAGAGGGATGATCGAGAAATTTCGCGGTGGTCCAGTTGGACTTGAAGCGATTGCCGCATCCATTGGTGAAGAAGCACTCACCATTGAAGATGTATATGAGCCTTATCTACTACAAATTGGATTTCTGCAACGCACTCCAAGAGGCAGGCTTGTAACCCATCTCGCATATCAGCATTTAGGTTTGGAGGTGCCAGGTGTATGA
- a CDS encoding IscS subfamily cysteine desulfurase, with protein sequence MKYFDYAASTPLDAEAAKVYVEAATKYYGNTGSLHDVGSQAKDILENCRREFAGMLGVESSGIYFTSGGSESNFLGIHALLSAKKKKGLHIISGVAEHNSIRSTLESLSTQDYEVTLLPLNKNGQIDMEALKAATKDDTVLVAIQHANSEIGTVQPVQEIASWCKENNILFHCDTVHSFAKIDLKPITKWVDSFSISSHKFYGPKGIGVAYVNPKLAWQQHYPGTSHENGFRPGTVNVPAIAAMTVAAQTCHENLPQTLEKAYQLRERFLKILEEKQDLITVYGSNGSGQIPYTIGLRLHGLEGQWVMLECNRLGFAISTGSACATGQKSASKTMVAMEVPEKIGKEFIRISFGHHTTEQDLTQLAQGLLGLIRNES encoded by the coding sequence ATGAAATATTTTGATTATGCAGCAAGTACTCCGTTAGATGCAGAAGCAGCTAAAGTTTATGTGGAAGCAGCAACAAAGTATTACGGGAATACAGGGAGTCTTCATGATGTTGGTTCTCAAGCCAAAGATATTTTGGAAAATTGTCGTAGAGAGTTCGCCGGAATGCTGGGAGTAGAATCGAGCGGAATTTATTTTACAAGTGGAGGATCTGAAAGTAATTTTTTAGGAATTCATGCCTTACTGTCAGCTAAGAAAAAGAAAGGGCTTCATATTATTTCAGGCGTGGCGGAACATAACTCGATTCGCAGTACGTTGGAATCCTTATCAACACAAGATTATGAGGTCACTCTTTTGCCATTAAATAAAAATGGACAAATCGATATGGAAGCTTTAAAAGCAGCGACAAAGGATGATACGGTACTTGTAGCGATTCAACACGCTAACTCCGAAATTGGCACGGTTCAGCCGGTACAGGAAATTGCTTCGTGGTGTAAAGAGAACAACATTCTTTTTCATTGTGATACCGTTCACTCTTTCGCCAAAATTGACCTTAAACCGATCACAAAATGGGTTGACAGCTTTTCGATCTCGTCCCATAAATTTTACGGACCTAAAGGGATTGGTGTTGCGTATGTCAATCCAAAGCTAGCTTGGCAGCAGCATTATCCAGGGACTTCCCATGAAAATGGATTTCGACCAGGTACAGTAAATGTCCCAGCCATCGCGGCCATGACTGTAGCGGCTCAGACTTGTCATGAGAATTTGCCTCAAACGTTAGAAAAAGCCTATCAATTGCGGGAACGTTTTTTAAAGATTTTAGAAGAAAAACAGGATTTGATTACGGTATACGGAAGCAATGGAAGTGGGCAAATCCCCTATACAATTGGACTTCGATTGCATGGGCTTGAAGGTCAGTGGGTAATGTTGGAGTGTAACCGATTAGGCTTTGCCATTTCAACTGGCAGCGCTTGTGCAACTGGTCAAAAGTCCGCCTCAAAAACGATGGTAGCCATGGAAGTTCCCGAAAAAATCGGCAAGGAATTTATTCGAATTTCATTTGGACATCATACAACTGAACAGGATTTAACTCAATTAGCACAAGGACTGCTTGGTTTAATTCGGAATGAATCTTAA
- a CDS encoding BofC C-terminal domain-containing protein, translated as MQTKQFYYSNIRLLLVWVLVLVGFLFGLQNHAFAETESNEEKRQPFTVEVILKCLYMDGEISEETVTETIYSMENFWAKYDDWQYIGMENNKMVFQKRADDISPLLKSNGYFGVTDDGILSIFNGKPYKSHIIQSFFQIDVGKLESTKREELKNGIPVKTKDRYVEVLETYKNYSKEKQAN; from the coding sequence ATGCAAACGAAACAGTTCTATTATAGCAATATCCGTTTATTACTAGTATGGGTCCTTGTTTTAGTGGGTTTTCTGTTTGGACTTCAAAATCATGCGTTTGCGGAAACAGAGTCTAACGAGGAAAAGCGTCAGCCGTTTACCGTTGAAGTGATCCTAAAATGTCTATATATGGATGGAGAAATCAGTGAAGAGACGGTCACAGAAACCATTTACTCAATGGAGAACTTTTGGGCTAAATATGATGATTGGCAATATATTGGGATGGAAAATAATAAAATGGTATTTCAAAAAAGAGCTGACGATATTTCCCCTTTATTAAAATCAAATGGATATTTTGGGGTAACAGATGATGGAATCTTATCGATCTTTAATGGTAAACCCTATAAATCTCATATCATTCAATCTTTCTTTCAAATCGATGTAGGTAAACTAGAAAGCACGAAAAGAGAAGAATTAAAGAATGGGATACCGGTTAAAACAAAAGATCGTTATGTAGAAGTATTAGAAACATATAAAAACTACTCAAAAGAGAAACAAGCAAATTAA
- a CDS encoding phosphotransferase codes for MNRLNNVGGDELANRLLSYLKKCLPTPVEQFKHIRKHVYYVKFLNRSPFILKGFSSRRSFLIQDAFTSSLKRSLFPFTYELYRDLPNFQFQKKYYGCLEYIEPSQRSFDYQNRENRQEGLVLLEKFHHSSEKIVESYRRVLPTYDLQDKWVDRFQFFIKNLEALSRFIPKEVTTELISWAEWSLAGIHREKDALFQHPLVILHGDVAHHNFIKTVKGELFLIDFDLISVGPLVSDYLQYANRILPFLNWSLHSLATYKPMHRYVQERLFLYALVFPTDIFREWNRLIKDKTFHDSHKVHSVFQLTMNQFEKRRNFIRDIQRTVKC; via the coding sequence ATGAATCGATTGAATAATGTTGGAGGAGACGAACTTGCTAATCGTCTCCTTTCCTATTTAAAAAAATGTTTACCTACTCCGGTTGAGCAATTCAAACATATAAGAAAGCATGTTTATTATGTAAAATTCCTAAATAGATCTCCTTTTATTTTAAAAGGTTTTTCTTCAAGAAGGAGTTTTTTAATTCAAGATGCTTTTACCTCCTCTTTAAAAAGAAGTCTTTTTCCTTTTACGTATGAGTTGTACAGGGATTTGCCGAATTTTCAGTTTCAAAAAAAATATTATGGCTGTCTTGAATACATTGAACCGAGTCAGCGGTCCTTTGATTATCAGAACCGAGAAAATCGACAAGAGGGACTCGTCTTATTAGAGAAATTTCATCATTCATCAGAAAAAATAGTAGAAAGTTACAGACGAGTTTTACCTACCTACGATTTACAAGACAAGTGGGTTGATCGCTTTCAATTCTTTATTAAAAATTTAGAAGCCCTTTCACGTTTCATACCAAAAGAAGTTACAACTGAACTCATTTCATGGGCCGAGTGGTCACTTGCTGGAATTCACAGGGAAAAGGATGCTTTGTTCCAACATCCCTTAGTGATCTTACATGGGGATGTAGCCCATCATAACTTTATTAAAACAGTAAAGGGGGAGTTGTTTCTAATTGATTTTGATCTCATTAGTGTTGGACCGCTTGTCTCCGATTATTTACAATATGCCAATCGAATTCTCCCCTTTTTGAACTGGTCGCTTCATTCTTTAGCTACATACAAACCAATGCATCGTTATGTCCAGGAAAGGTTATTTTTGTATGCACTTGTTTTTCCAACCGATATTTTTCGGGAGTGGAATCGACTCATTAAGGATAAGACCTTTCATGATTCCCATAAAGTTCATTCGGTTTTCCAATTAACGATGAACCAATTTGAAAAAAGACGTAACTTTATTCGTGACATACAGAGAACAGTTAAATGCTGA
- a CDS encoding YhcN/YlaJ family sporulation lipoprotein — protein MQQHKKTWMLCTLLSIGLVGCGTNDEAANNGLRQENDPMKIGYHSNESHDRNGGNVTILDGNDNDGPMTEMLDHSLGEERNTKGNDPRQGANIPSNYNEPLMGTSDRNYHGHLSTRQIPAGQKTYNRENQGNQSVQITKRVNEVNNVKEAQTIISDETIVIGVLLEKKEKADETKKNVQDTIQPYSKGKQVTVLTNESQFNRIKVINNDLKNGGPRDDLQQEINNIVNTNHE, from the coding sequence TTGCAACAACATAAGAAAACATGGATGCTTTGTACGTTGCTTAGTATTGGACTTGTAGGTTGTGGTACAAACGATGAAGCGGCAAATAATGGATTGAGACAAGAAAACGATCCGATGAAAATCGGTTATCATTCCAATGAGAGCCATGATCGAAATGGTGGAAATGTAACGATTTTAGATGGCAATGATAATGATGGTCCAATGACTGAAATGTTAGATCATTCATTAGGGGAAGAACGCAATACAAAAGGGAATGATCCTCGTCAAGGTGCGAATATCCCATCTAATTATAACGAGCCATTAATGGGTACAAGTGATCGCAATTACCATGGTCATTTATCGACACGGCAAATCCCTGCTGGACAAAAAACATACAATCGAGAAAATCAAGGAAATCAAAGTGTTCAAATCACAAAAAGAGTCAATGAAGTCAATAACGTGAAAGAAGCTCAAACGATTATAAGTGATGAAACCATTGTCATTGGTGTTCTTCTAGAAAAAAAAGAAAAGGCCGATGAAACAAAGAAAAACGTACAGGATACTATTCAACCTTACTCAAAGGGAAAACAAGTGACGGTTCTTACAAATGAGAGTCAGTTCAATCGTATAAAAGTGATTAACAATGATTTAAAAAACGGTGGGCCAAGGGATGACCTACAACAAGAAATAAATAACATTGTTAATACAAATCATGAATAA
- the nadB gene encoding L-aspartate oxidase gives MKANVIIIGSGIAALKLAKMLRRDLNVIIFTKSNKTTSNSYLAQGGIAVALSDNDDPYKHYQDTLEAGRYYNNEEIVAKMTKEAPGLIKELLSEGAPFDRDSSGNIKLGLEGAHGEKRIIHGGGDATGKTIVDFLLTQTQHIQIAENMTVYDLMIENERCIGVKAKDSNERTYTVHADHVVIATGGIGQVYSFTSNADTVTGDGIALAYRAGADLADMEFVQFHPTLLYAGGKGVGLVSEAVRGEGARLVTEDGTHIMEGVHPYKDLAPRHVVSQTIYQTMSKGKSVYLDISSIKNFQSYFPTVASLCRDHGIDINKGKIPVVPGSHFLMGGILTNLHGQTSVPGLYAIGEAACTGAHGANRLASNSLLEGLYFGKRLAQWINEAPVTNQIETIARKPKKQIFAHFELPDIATIKKTMMDSTGISRNGETLETQLKYLESYHIDYWLHADLDDLSLEDLNKVFMLICSWLVTKAALKRTESRGGHLRADFPVEDEGWAKRKIILQKKGDRVEQIKVKITT, from the coding sequence ATGAAAGCAAATGTTATCATCATCGGCAGTGGCATAGCTGCGTTAAAACTGGCAAAAATGTTACGCCGTGATTTAAATGTGATTATTTTCACTAAATCAAACAAAACAACGAGTAACTCGTACTTAGCTCAAGGTGGAATTGCAGTTGCTTTATCTGACAATGATGATCCATATAAACATTATCAAGATACATTAGAGGCCGGACGTTACTATAATAACGAAGAAATTGTAGCAAAAATGACAAAAGAAGCCCCAGGATTGATTAAGGAGCTTCTTTCGGAAGGAGCCCCCTTTGATCGAGATTCATCCGGGAACATTAAACTCGGGCTAGAAGGTGCACATGGTGAAAAACGAATTATCCATGGTGGGGGAGATGCAACTGGTAAAACCATCGTTGACTTTTTACTTACGCAAACACAGCATATCCAAATTGCTGAGAACATGACTGTTTATGACTTAATGATAGAAAATGAGCGCTGCATTGGTGTGAAAGCGAAAGACTCCAATGAACGAACATACACTGTTCACGCTGATCATGTCGTAATTGCGACAGGAGGGATTGGGCAAGTTTATAGCTTTACCTCGAATGCTGATACGGTCACAGGTGATGGGATCGCCCTTGCATATCGTGCAGGTGCCGACCTTGCGGATATGGAATTTGTTCAATTTCATCCGACACTTCTATATGCAGGTGGAAAAGGGGTTGGCCTAGTTTCAGAAGCGGTTAGAGGTGAAGGTGCTCGCTTAGTAACAGAAGATGGAACTCATATTATGGAAGGGGTTCATCCATACAAAGATTTAGCGCCAAGACATGTAGTTTCGCAAACCATTTATCAAACCATGAGCAAAGGGAAATCTGTTTATCTAGATATCTCCTCAATCAAAAACTTTCAATCTTATTTTCCAACGGTTGCGTCTCTTTGTCGGGATCATGGAATTGATATTAATAAAGGGAAAATCCCTGTTGTACCAGGCTCTCATTTTTTAATGGGAGGAATTTTAACAAATTTACATGGACAAACCTCCGTCCCAGGTTTGTATGCAATTGGAGAAGCGGCTTGTACAGGCGCCCATGGGGCCAACCGCTTAGCCAGTAATTCGTTGTTGGAAGGATTGTATTTTGGGAAAAGGTTAGCGCAATGGATTAATGAAGCACCAGTCACAAATCAAATTGAAACGATTGCTCGAAAACCTAAAAAACAAATCTTCGCTCATTTTGAATTGCCGGATATTGCGACAATCAAAAAAACAATGATGGATAGCACAGGGATTTCACGTAATGGAGAAACTCTAGAAACACAATTGAAATACCTTGAAAGTTATCACATTGATTATTGGTTACATGCGGATCTAGATGATTTATCACTAGAAGATTTAAATAAAGTTTTTATGTTGATATGCTCTTGGCTTGTAACGAAAGCTGCCTTAAAGAGAACAGAAAGTCGAGGCGGCCACTTGCGAGCTGATTTCCCAGTAGAAGATGAAGGATGGGCGAAAAGAAAAATCATTTTACAAAAAAAGGGTGACCGAGTTGAACAGATTAAAGTTAAAATCACAACTTGA
- the safA gene encoding SafA/ExsA family spore coat assembly protein, whose amino-acid sequence MKIHIVQKGDTLWKIAKKYGVNFEELKKLNSQLSNPDMIMPGMKIKVPTSGGNIKKETQAGTGGANINIGSKKEAPIKEHPFTKEKPMVELPTEMPNKVAPNNIPPNTVAPIKEVPIKEVPKKVLPKKEVPKKEAPIVKESPKVKEIPKTIAPIVEKKPKEKPKKPYIPKVPQPIIPEIDINNYYITNMANMNIQEPAAVPPPLPPTPENVLPNIEPIVEAESPMEAPKLEIPKVEKTKIPEPLKMDFDFQKAPMTKTPDVGGQHMYPKMPMPQVSPIFNPCAPVFNPCHDPCYPGPQAMPYPHGAFMPQAPYPQVQGAYGPGQGLPYPEVQGAFMPPAQGMPYPEVQGANMPPLQGSPYPEVQGSFMPPAQGMPFPEAQGANMPPLQGSPYPEVQGSFMPPAQGMPFPEVQGANMPPLQGSPYPEVQGAFMPPQTAPYSSADGTYLPSNLMPGVAGEGNLEESSPFYGFQPTVLGEQDIPEPYYGTPVNSPYPQHLEQVNPQVQGASMGGKQPSFPPPMNMGAPVGFPPYQQKKNDCGCGGPKTPQFGGYGMQPGYGMPMPMPMPTQGYGFDGGFLPNPQGYPFEGSFGPGPQGYGTVPPGYQGGFGPTQPFSPEFGYRGGPGPAQPFIPGGGEPGYAPGFGYPTTSGQRDESNESIE is encoded by the coding sequence GTGAAAATCCATATCGTACAAAAAGGGGATACTCTTTGGAAGATCGCCAAGAAGTACGGCGTGAATTTTGAAGAGCTGAAAAAATTAAATTCACAGCTCAGTAATCCTGATATGATTATGCCCGGTATGAAAATTAAAGTCCCAACATCTGGTGGAAATATAAAGAAAGAAACACAAGCAGGGACTGGTGGAGCAAATATCAATATCGGTTCAAAAAAAGAAGCGCCTATTAAAGAACATCCATTTACAAAAGAAAAGCCCATGGTAGAATTGCCCACAGAAATGCCAAATAAGGTTGCACCAAACAACATACCACCAAATACCGTAGCACCAATAAAAGAAGTACCAATAAAAGAAGTACCAAAAAAGGTATTACCGAAAAAAGAGGTACCAAAGAAAGAAGCACCAATTGTTAAGGAATCACCTAAAGTCAAAGAGATTCCAAAAACTATAGCTCCAATTGTTGAGAAAAAGCCAAAAGAGAAACCGAAAAAGCCATATATACCTAAAGTCCCACAGCCAATTATTCCTGAAATTGACATCAATAACTACTATATTACGAATATGGCCAATATGAATATTCAAGAACCAGCAGCAGTTCCACCGCCATTACCGCCAACACCGGAAAATGTACTTCCAAATATAGAACCGATTGTTGAGGCAGAATCACCGATGGAAGCACCAAAGTTAGAAATACCTAAAGTAGAAAAAACAAAGATTCCGGAACCGCTGAAAATGGATTTTGACTTTCAAAAAGCACCAATGACAAAAACACCAGATGTGGGAGGTCAACATATGTACCCGAAAATGCCAATGCCACAGGTAAGTCCGATATTTAACCCGTGTGCACCCGTGTTCAATCCATGCCATGATCCATGTTATCCAGGGCCACAGGCAATGCCATACCCACATGGTGCATTTATGCCGCAAGCCCCATACCCACAAGTTCAAGGAGCCTATGGGCCTGGTCAAGGATTGCCATACCCAGAAGTTCAGGGGGCATTTATGCCGCCGGCACAGGGAATGCCATATCCTGAAGTTCAAGGGGCAAATATGCCGCCATTACAAGGATCGCCATACCCAGAAGTTCAGGGTTCATTTATGCCACCAGCACAAGGAATGCCATTTCCTGAAGCTCAAGGGGCAAATATGCCGCCATTACAAGGATCGCCATACCCAGAAGTTCAGGGTTCATTTATGCCACCAGCACAAGGAATGCCATTTCCTGAAGTCCAAGGGGCAAATATGCCGCCATTACAAGGATCGCCATATCCAGAAGTTCAAGGAGCCTTTATGCCTCCACAAACAGCGCCCTATTCATCAGCAGATGGCACATACTTACCATCTAATTTAATGCCAGGTGTTGCAGGTGAGGGGAACTTAGAAGAATCATCACCGTTTTATGGGTTTCAACCAACGGTCTTAGGGGAACAGGACATTCCAGAGCCCTATTATGGGACACCTGTTAATTCACCATATCCACAGCATCTAGAACAAGTAAACCCACAAGTTCAAGGTGCAAGTATGGGAGGAAAACAGCCATCTTTTCCACCGCCAATGAATATGGGGGCACCTGTAGGTTTTCCGCCATATCAGCAAAAGAAAAATGATTGCGGCTGTGGCGGTCCAAAGACTCCGCAATTTGGAGGGTATGGAATGCAACCTGGATACGGAATGCCGATGCCAATGCCGATGCCGACACAAGGTTATGGTTTTGACGGAGGGTTTCTTCCAAATCCACAAGGCTATCCTTTTGAAGGAAGTTTTGGACCGGGTCCACAAGGCTATGGCACAGTACCGCCAGGTTATCAGGGAGGTTTTGGCCCAACACAGCCATTTTCACCAGAATTTGGGTATAGAGGAGGACCAGGACCTGCTCAACCATTTATTCCTGGCGGAGGAGAGCCAGGCTACGCTCCAGGGTTCGGCTATCCAACAACATCTGGACAACGGGATGAAAGCAATGAATCGATTGAATAA
- the nadA gene encoding quinolinate synthase NadA, with amino-acid sequence MSILQTMTNGIPETYKQMSTEELETRVRDVKARLGSRLFIPGHHYQKDEVIKFADAKGDSLVLAQLSAQNKSAEYIAFCGVHFMAETADILTTEEQSVYLPDMRAGCSMADMADIHQTERAWEILMETFGDTILPLTYVNSTAAIKAFVGEHGGATVTSSNAEKMVSWAFQQKERILFLPDQHLGRNTAFNLGVPLDQMAIWDPIQNKLVHEGSIEDIKVILWKGHCSVHENFTVANVQSVREKYPEMTIIVHPECSHEVVSLSDMAGSTNYIINAIENAEPGSSWAIGTEQNLVNRIIGEHSDKHIVSLNPYMCSCLTMNRIDLPHLAWSLESIEKGETHNIIKVDQEIAQKAKLALDRMLQS; translated from the coding sequence ATGAGTATTTTACAAACAATGACAAATGGAATTCCAGAAACTTATAAGCAAATGTCTACAGAAGAGCTAGAAACACGCGTTAGAGATGTAAAAGCAAGACTAGGCAGTCGTTTATTTATTCCAGGTCATCATTATCAAAAAGATGAAGTCATTAAGTTTGCGGATGCAAAAGGGGATTCATTGGTACTTGCGCAGTTATCCGCTCAAAATAAATCCGCTGAATACATTGCTTTTTGCGGCGTTCATTTTATGGCGGAAACAGCGGATATATTAACAACAGAAGAGCAGAGTGTCTATTTACCAGATATGCGGGCCGGTTGTTCTATGGCCGACATGGCTGACATCCATCAGACTGAGCGAGCTTGGGAAATATTAATGGAAACATTTGGAGACACAATCTTGCCTTTAACCTATGTCAATTCAACAGCAGCGATTAAAGCCTTTGTTGGAGAGCATGGCGGGGCAACAGTTACATCGTCAAATGCAGAAAAAATGGTTTCTTGGGCTTTCCAACAAAAAGAGCGAATTTTATTTTTACCAGATCAGCATTTAGGTCGGAACACGGCCTTTAATTTAGGTGTACCTCTCGATCAGATGGCCATTTGGGATCCAATTCAAAATAAATTGGTTCATGAGGGATCAATTGAGGACATTAAAGTTATTTTATGGAAGGGACATTGCTCCGTTCATGAAAACTTTACGGTTGCTAATGTTCAGTCGGTAAGGGAGAAATATCCTGAAATGACGATTATCGTTCATCCAGAATGCTCTCATGAGGTTGTTTCGTTAAGTGATATGGCAGGATCGACAAATTATATTATAAATGCGATTGAAAATGCCGAACCAGGATCCTCGTGGGCAATTGGAACAGAGCAAAATTTGGTGAACCGAATTATTGGGGAGCATTCAGATAAACATATTGTTTCTTTAAATCCGTATATGTGTTCTTGCTTAACGATGAATCGGATTGATCTTCCACATTTAGCTTGGAGCTTAGAGTCTATAGAAAAGGGCGAAACTCATAATATCATCAAAGTGGATCAAGAAATTGCTCAAAAGGCAAAACTTGCTTTAGACCGGATGCTACAATCATAA
- the ruvA gene encoding Holliday junction branch migration protein RuvA: protein MYEFVKGKVQYIHPEYIVIENNGIGYQIITPNPFSYTKDFGQETTIYTYTYVREDILALYGFGSREEKLLFTKLLSVTGIGPKGALAILASGEPSQVVQAIENEDEAFLIKFPGVGKKTARQMILDLKGKLPDILPDYFPNLLNSDQHEAVEAKHEGFEEAILALLALGYSEREIKKISPKLKVENLTTDEYIRKGLQLLLKT, encoded by the coding sequence TTGTACGAGTTTGTTAAAGGAAAGGTTCAATATATTCATCCTGAGTACATTGTTATTGAAAATAATGGAATTGGTTATCAAATTATCACACCAAATCCGTTTTCTTATACGAAGGATTTTGGGCAAGAAACCACGATTTACACATATACTTATGTACGTGAAGATATCCTTGCTTTATATGGTTTTGGGTCCCGAGAGGAAAAGTTGCTCTTTACGAAACTACTAAGTGTGACAGGAATCGGGCCCAAAGGTGCGCTAGCGATTTTGGCATCAGGTGAACCTAGTCAAGTTGTACAAGCAATCGAGAATGAAGATGAGGCATTTTTAATTAAATTTCCAGGGGTTGGGAAGAAAACAGCGAGACAAATGATTCTTGATTTAAAAGGGAAGCTTCCTGATATCCTGCCTGATTATTTCCCAAATCTATTGAATTCCGATCAACATGAAGCTGTGGAGGCTAAACATGAAGGATTTGAAGAGGCTATTCTCGCCTTGCTTGCTCTAGGTTACTCGGAAAGAGAAATTAAAAAGATATCGCCAAAATTAAAAGTAGAAAACTTAACAACAGATGAGTATATTCGAAAAGGATTGCAGCTGCTTCTTAAAACATAA